TAACCCATCACCATATGGACCATATCGGTTTAGTCAATAGAATAACTTCCAAACACTATGTTCCTGTTTATGCTCATGAACGATCTCTTCTTCGTTTAAAAAGAGACGAAAGCTTTTTGAAGAGAAGAATAGATTTTTTTGAATTGTTATACCAAGAGGCAGGATGCGGGGAACGGGGGCAAAAACAAATTTCTTATTTAAAAAAAGCTCTTCATAACAATAAAAATCAAACGATTCAAACAGACATTCGCCCTTTTCTTTCAGCTTTCTGTGATTTCAAGATCATAGAAATGCCAGGTCATGCTGACGACCAAGTTGCTTTTTACGCTGAAAACGAAAAATGGCTTTTTGCTGGCGATCTCCTGATTAACCATATATCCAGCAATGCCCTTATCGAACCTGATATAAATGGGAGGCGATCAACTCCTTTGCTGGATCATATAGAATCGTTAAAAAAAGCAGTCTTATTAGAAGCAGAGCTTGTCTTCCCAGGCCATGGTATCATTATAAAAGACCATCAGATATTAATAAAAAAACGATTAGAAGCGATAGAGAATAAAGCGAACAAACTTTATCACCTGATTGCCAAAGGAATTACAAGGGCAAATGACTTGGCGAAAACCTTTTACAAAAAGAAATATGATCAGCAGTTTGCCCTTGTTATGTCAGAAATCATTGGCCATTTAGATTACTTAGAATCGGCTGAACGTATCAAAAAAGAACGGGTAAATGGTGTTTGGGAGTTTTCTTTAGTTTAAACATTACATCCAACATAATCCAGAAAACACCTCATCCCCAGTACATATTTTCTTTCGGACGCCTTACATAAATACATCTCCTTCTTCAGACACTAACGTAAAAAGGGGGCGTATCGAATGGACAAAGTAACCAGGGTCTTTTGGGTTTCCATCATACTAGCTGTTATTTTTGTTCTATGGGGTGTTTTTTTACCCAATAACCTTGAGAATGTTATGAATGCTGCACTTACTTTTTTCATGGAAAATTTCGGATGGTTTTATCAGATTGCAGCTACTTTCTTCTTGCTGTTTGCCTTATATTTAATATTCAGCCGGTACGGAAAAATTAAACTTGGAAAAGATGAAGACAAGCCGGAATTCAAACGTTCTACTTGGATTGCAATGTTGTTTAGCGCAGGGATGGGGATAGGGTTATTATTTTTTGGAGTATCCGAACCGATTTCCCACTTTGCTAATCCTCCCTTGTTAGAAGGGGGCGGTACTGATGATGCGGCGGTTTTAAGTCTCCGTTACACTTATCTTCACTGGGGTTTTCATGCTTGGGCTATTTACGCCACTATCGCCCTTGGTTTAGCTTATTTTAAATTTCGGAAAGGATACCCTGGTTTAATTAGCGCGACGCTTCGCCCATTGCTCGGAGATAAAGTTAAAGGAAAAACCGGTGAGGTTATTGATGTTGTTGCGATTTTTGCCACCGTTTTTGGAGTATGTGCTTCCCTTGGTTTAGGAGCAGCTCAGATTAACGGAGGTCTCAGTTATTTAACTGGCATACCTAATACCTTTTCTATTCAATTTCTCATCATAGCTATTGTTACCATCCTGTTTATGTTTAGTGCTGGGACAGGAATTAAAAAGGGAATTAAATACTTGAGCAACGCCAATATGGGGCTGGCTGTTATTCTTTTTGTACTCTTTTTTGTACTTGGACCTACCGTATTCTTATTAAATTTGTTTACGACTACGTTTGGTTCTTATCTGCAAAACTTGCCGCAGATGGGTCTTCGTTTAGCACCGTTTAATTCCGAAGATGCCGCTTGGTTTCAAAGCTGGACCATTTTTTACTGGGCATGGTGGATTTCCTGGGCTCCATTTGTAGGTACCTTTATTGCCAGAGTTTCAAAAGGAAGAACAGTCAGAGAATTTATGATTGCAGTATTAATTGTTCCAACTGTCGTTTGTTCCATCTGGTTTTGTGTGTTCGGCGGAACGGGCATCTTTTTTGAGTACAATTTGGGCCTTCCTGTATCGGAACAAGGTTTAGAGACGGCCCTGTTCTATGTATTTGAACAAATGCCTTTAAGTTGGCTATTATCAATTATCACCTTATTTCTTATCAGTACATTTTTTATTACATCGGCAGATTCCGCTACTTATGTATTAGGCATGCAAACCACTAAAAAAGGAATAGAACCTCCAAATATGGTGAAATTCAGCTGGGGAATTATTCTTGCTGCAGCTGCTGTCGTTTTAATGGCATCAGGGGGACTAGAAGCGATCCAAACAACCATTATTGTTAGTGCCTTCCCCCTTGCCATTGTGCTAGCAGCAGTGTCCTTTTCTATTATAAAAGCATTTCGAACAGAGCCAAGACCGGACCCTCGAAAAGAACGATGGAAACGGAAGAAGAAAAAAAGAGACGAAAATATTAATGAACAAGTAAACCCGACTTAAAGCAAAAAACATGGACGCACTGGCTGTGACAGCATACAGCCAGTGTTTGTTTATATACTATGGTGAATGTGCCGCCGCTGCAGATTGTGGAATTTTTGCATTTAGAGCAACTGCACCTCTCTTGGCCTTTTAGGCTCAGCAATACACCCAGCAGTAAAATGTTTAATCTTCAGAGGTCTGTCTATCAAAAGAATTTCTGTTACCCTCTCCGTATTCTTTCTGATCAGATGTTTGTCCGGTATCATATCCTTCTAAATCTGCCACCGGCGTATCTTTAGGAGCTTTTGAATTTCCTTTAGCATTGTTGTAGCCTGCAGCTTCTAAGTTATCCGACGGAGATTGGGAAGTCCCATGATCGCTCGCTGTTTCCCATGCATCCTCTCTGTCAAAGATAATTTCTTCTTTATTGTCAATAACAGATGATTGAATAACGTCTTCTTCAACCGCTCTATTATTCAAGGGCTTTTCTTTATCAGCATGTTTTACACATCTTCTTGTTTCTGGCACAATTTCTAAACGCTCGATGGGAATTACTTCTCCGCACACCTCACATCTTCCATAAGTACCTTCTTCCATCGCTTTCAATGCTTCTTCTACATCCTCTAACTGCTGCCTGGAATTATTATTAAAAGCAATATCCTTCTCTCTTTCAAACATTTCCGTAGCCTCATCTCCGGGATGATTACTATTATTAGATAATTCTCCTGTTCCTTCGGGTCTGGCAGATGGTTCTGTTTCATTTGTTCCGCCAGGCAATTGGTCCTGAATTTCTTCTTTTCTTTTTAACAATTTATTTTTTTGCTTATTTTTCTGCGCCGTTGTAAGCATTATGATCCCTCCATTAAATTTCTTTTTCAACCCTCAGAATCCGTTATTATGCTAATTCACAATAATACTTTGTATTAAACATATATGGACAATCCCAAACGTTTAATTGTCCGTTCCGGTGGGAAAAATACAATCAACATCTTAAAGGAAGGAGAATTTGAATGGACGAAAAAAAACCACCACACAAGCAGATGACAGATAAAAACAATGGCTTAAGCAGTACACAGGAAGTTATTTACCCTGGTGACTATAAAGAGGCAGATGAAGCTTACCAAGACGAAGCGCAAGAGACAAATGAGAAAAACGATTAATATATTTACCATCCCCTGCTATCGAAAGTGTCCCTAAAAATGTTTTTCATTAGGGACACTTTTTGTACTTTAGGAATGATGTTAAAGAATCAAAGTATATCGCCATTTGTGGCGGTAAGCCAAGTTTTTCTAATACTGTTATTGGTAAACAGTATCAGCTTCCATTATATCAAGCCGATTTTTTCTAAGAGGATAACATCGATTTTTATTGTTTTATCTTATACACTTATATTTGTTAGAAAAACTCGGCTTGCCGAAACAGTCATGCGACTGTTTTCTACATATAATATTGAACGGAGTGAACACTTTGCATACAAAAAAAGCACTGCCGATTTTATTTTCCGTTATGTTTCTTGTTATGGTGGGATTTGGAATTATTATTCCTGTTCTGCCCTTTTATGCCGAAGAGCTCGGTGCCTCACCTGCCCAATTAGGATTATTAATGGCTGTCTATTCTTTCATGCAGCTTATGTTTGCGCCGATGTGGGGCCGGGTTTCTGATCGAATCGGCCGCAAGCCTGTCATGATGCTTGGCATTTTTGGCCTGGCTTTTTCATTTTTTTTCATGGGTGCAGCTACAGAGCTGTGGATGCTTTTTGCTGCCAGGATAATCGGAGGCTTTCTTTCATCGGCTAATATGCCGACTGTCATGGCTTATGCTGCCGATATTACGAGCGAAGAAGACCGTGGTAAAGGCATGGGGATCATTGGAGCTGCTGTTGGTCTCGGGTTTGTTTTCGGTCCAGCTATCGGCGGTATTTTTTCAGAAATGAACTTAGCACTGCCTTTTTTCTTAGCTGGAGCTTCCTCTCTCCTTACATTTTTTCTCGTACTGTTCATCCTAAAAGAATCGTTAGGCAGTGAAGAAAAAAGGGTGCAGGAGGAAAAAACATCATTTCGAAAAGCTTGGAACAGCCCCATCTCAATCTTATATTTATTACAATTATTTGTTTCTTTATCTCTGTCCGGTTTAGAAGCAACTTTTGCTTATTTTGCTGCTGAAAAAGCAGGATTGGGAACGGTCGAATTAGGTTACATATTTATGATCATGGGTTTTTGCGGAGCAATTGTACAAGGAGGATTGGTTGGGAAGCTGACGAAAAAATTTGGAGAAGGGTTTGTCATCCAAATTGGTATCGTTACTTCTGCTCTAGGATTTGCGCTTATTTTGCTTGTAAATAATTTTGCAACAGCTGCCGTCTTTTTAAGTATTTTTGGGATTGGAAATGGTGTTATCCGTCCAAGTGTTTCTGCATTAATTACAAAAACAGCAACAACAGGATATGGAAAAGCAACAGGTTTTTTATCATCATTCGATTCACTTGGAAGAATTATCGGTCCTCCCTTAGGAGGCTGGCTCTTTTCTATTTCCATTGGTTTGCCGTACATTTCAGGTATTCTTTTGTCTTTTGCTGCTTTTCTTTTATACTACGTTTATAAAACTCAATCCAAAAAATTACCTGTCTCCGCTTCCTCTGCGGAAGGATAAAATGAAAAATAAAAGCCCCCACTTATTCATACAGGTGGGGGTGTATCTATTAACTCTGATTTTGATCCGGATACGTTTGCATCGCATTCGCGTTTGCTCCAGCTCCATTATCTGCCTCTGTTAATTCCTTCAATGAACTAATATTACTCTCAAGCCTCTGCACTTCCGTCTTAAGTTCTTCCGGTGAATTAACGATTTCCCTTATTCTTTTTCCGGATTCCTCAATCTCATCACTCATTCGTGATACAAGAGACACATCGAATTTCATAATAACTCCTCCTCAAGAAGTATTTTTAATAGGATGACCTTTACAGCCCCTCTTTATTACGTATGATGTTTAACATTGCGAAAAGAAAGGTAATCCTCTACTAAATAATTGGAAGGAGGAGAATAAATATGGTAAACATGAATAGACCGGAAGAAAAAGTAAAAGAATTAAGTGAAGAAAAAAAAGATGACATTATGAAAAGTTTCACAGCGTTTCGTGATTTTTTAGGAGATAAAATAGAGACCGGTGAAAAACTGGGCATGGGCGAAGATGCCCTTACTAAAAATGCTAAACGGATCGCCGATTATTTAGCGAAACATGAAGAACCTCGAAACCGTGAAGAGCAGCTGCTAAATGAGATGTGGAACGTTGCTAATAAAGATGAACGGGACCACTTAGCTCATCTTTTAGTTAAACTTGCAGATAGAACTAATGATTGATGGAAGGAGCTGTCTCAAAAGTCTTTTGAGACAGCCCCTGCTCTTCCTATGTTAAGCTGACATGACACACCATATTTACTTTCAACCCAGGCAAAATTTTTACTAATAACCGAAATGCTTATCGACACACCTTAAATTGTACGAGGACTGCAAATGCACCATTAATGAAATAAACTTCCCCTCAACCATGACCGCGGCCGATAAGGACCAATCGGAATTTGAATAAGAGTTGTTTTTTCCTGTTTATCAAGCTTGTAAATCTCATCACACATGCCCGCATCAAATCCGAGAATAGGGTGTCCGCCCATTCCTATGGCTGCAGCTGTTAACAGCAATCGCTGTACGAGCATACCTGCTTCCATTTGCTGGATACGGTATCCTCTGTATCCGAGTTCATTTATTAAATGATCTCTGTCTCCAGCAATATGCAAGCACAGCGGAACTTGAAATAGATTAACATTGTCAAGCGACATTCCATACTGCAAGCTGTGCCGATGATCTCCAGGATTAACCTGGCATAGCAAATGACTGGCGCTGTCATAATAATAAGCACCATCTGGGATACCGTTAACATTATAAAAACATCCATACAACGAGACACGGGATCCCTCCTTCGCAGGAGTTCCATCCATATCATTTTGATAGGTGAAGGAAGCTGCCGCTTCTTGCAGCAGAAGAGCGAGCTGTAATTGGCTTACTTTTTCCAAAACAAAATCCATATTAGGTGAATACCGCTTACGGCAAGCCGACGCCAAATCATACGGCAATCGTTCTGTCTGAGGCAGCGTTATCACTTGGCCCTCAACACTTCTTCTCTCTTTCGCCGTAACTTCTAAAAACGAGCTAGAAGTTTCCAGCATGGATGATCTATTTATCTTCGTTAACATCGGATGTTCTTTAACCCTTTGGGAGCGGACGTAGTGATCAAACGTCTTTTCTTTCCATTGCCGGCAAAGTTCTTTAGAAGTGATGTCCTTTTCATTCGTAAACCGGCTGATAGGATTTATCGATAGCGGGATAATTGCATACACGCTTTCCTCCTGTTCAGACAATCCAAGAAGATGGTTAAGAGCGCGATCGAGAAATTGAAAATACACCTGTGAGGCGAATCCAAACCGTTTTGCTACTTCGAGCAGCTGTCCAATCAGTACCCCAGCATCAAGCCCTTGGAGCCGGTAGGCAAAGTTATTGTATTTAAAGAAATTTTTCCAAAACAGAGTAGACACAAACACCGTACCAAAACAGGCAGATACGTCACATCGACTGCCAAGCGCCTTTGATATATAGGAATCAAAATTGCCTTTTCTTAACAAGACCAGACGGTGGTGCGCCACATCATAATGGTACACCCCCGCTGGCAAATCTTCTATTTTCAAATAGACATATAATTCATTTGGATACAAGCCGCCGCCAGAAGGAACAAAGCGCCGGTACGACTGGATCAGATCCGCTGTTTGTTCAGCGGAATCCAAACTTGACACGGACTGGCTCATTTCAGTAAGACCAAACACATACCAAAGAAAATCACCAATATGGCGATAAACAGGGTTCATCGGAGTTTTTTGTTCCTCAAGGACTAAGGGTACTTCAAGAGAAAACGGAACACTAGGCAAGCCTCGATAGAGTTTATAAGCAAGCGGAGCATCCTCCCAATCCACTTCCCAATCCGGCGGGCTTACCTTGTTAATGTCAAAATGCAGATTGTGCAGAAATGTCTTCAGATTCATCCTCCTGCCTCCTAGTCCCTGATTATGGAAATGGATGAGGATATGGATTAAGCTGCTCAAATGTCAGCGGCTGTTTTGTATACCCTAGCTCCATAGGTGTCGTCAACACCCTCTTCAGTCCTGTAACGCGGGTTAGGTGATGACCGAATGTCATCGGCAGCATCCCTGGAATTAAAACTTTTACACAATACAATCCGTTCCGTGCAATTTCTGGTGTTGTCTGGTCTACTACAATGACTTCGAGGTTCAACCGACGAAACGCTTGAAGAATTTCCTCTAAATCATCAGTCAGATCATCATGGCCAGGCGCCCGTTTGAATTCCTCATCAAACGTTCGCAGCGGACGAGTATCGTCAAGCAAAAACTGCAGCCGCTCCTCTGCTTGCGGTAATCCATAGAGCAAACCGTGATCATCCATCTGCTGAACGAGGGAAGAATCCTTTAACATTCGTAAAAGCTCCTCCTCATTTTCCTCAAGCTTATCATCAAGCGTCAGCATCATGCCGGCTAACTCATGAATCGAACTTTTTACAGCCCGTAACGGATCTATGTGAGCTCCAGCAGCACAAATGACATTTAAACCTTTTTTCTTTCGATTTTTAGCCAGCGCAAAAACACTTGGAATACCGTGCTCCATCGTAGAATTAAAGAAATACAGATCATATCCTGCTGCCGCTCGCACACGGTCTACCATTAACGCCAATTCCTGATCGTTAGTAGAGTATGGATCGATGCGTTGAAGAGGCAGCTGTGCGTACCAAGTCATCAAAAACGCATCACGTTCCACCACTTCCATAATGCCGTAAAAAACAGCCTCCTCCAAACTTCCTCCTAATGCACATCCGTTTGACGTTTCATAGACAAATCCATCTCCGCAGCCTAAACTATAGTAGGCGAGCAATTCTGGAACGAGTATCGGACGCTCTTTTAAAAAAGAATAGCCCCATACCCAATTGATAGAGCGATCAGGATCAAAGGGTTTGAATGGGAACCCAGGTTTGGCATACTGTTCCTTTTCATGCACACCTACATCCATAGGATGAAGAGCTTGGTCTTTTACATTTTGGTAACTATCATGAATAACTGTCCGTTTTCCATGGGGAGCCAGACCGCAATACCGCTCCAAGCCTTCCAAAATAGCAGTTAATTCACTTTCTTCGTATGAATGTGTCCGTCCTGCTACT
This DNA window, taken from Alteribacillus bidgolensis, encodes the following:
- a CDS encoding YfhE family protein, whose product is MDEKKPPHKQMTDKNNGLSSTQEVIYPGDYKEADEAYQDEAQETNEKND
- a CDS encoding MFS transporter yields the protein MHTKKALPILFSVMFLVMVGFGIIIPVLPFYAEELGASPAQLGLLMAVYSFMQLMFAPMWGRVSDRIGRKPVMMLGIFGLAFSFFFMGAATELWMLFAARIIGGFLSSANMPTVMAYAADITSEEDRGKGMGIIGAAVGLGFVFGPAIGGIFSEMNLALPFFLAGASSLLTFFLVLFILKESLGSEEKRVQEEKTSFRKAWNSPISILYLLQLFVSLSLSGLEATFAYFAAEKAGLGTVELGYIFMIMGFCGAIVQGGLVGKLTKKFGEGFVIQIGIVTSALGFALILLVNNFATAAVFLSIFGIGNGVIRPSVSALITKTATTGYGKATGFLSSFDSLGRIIGPPLGGWLFSISIGLPYISGILLSFAAFLLYYVYKTQSKKLPVSASSAEG
- a CDS encoding MBL fold metallo-hydrolase, which codes for MIKLKYGSSAVYPIKVPVENSLKSFNFFLYQNEDSLTLIDTGMDNETCWNGLLETLSKNKFSLYDIDQIMLTHHHMDHIGLVNRITSKHYVPVYAHERSLLRLKRDESFLKRRIDFFELLYQEAGCGERGQKQISYLKKALHNNKNQTIQTDIRPFLSAFCDFKIIEMPGHADDQVAFYAENEKWLFAGDLLINHISSNALIEPDINGRRSTPLLDHIESLKKAVLLEAELVFPGHGIIIKDHQILIKKRLEAIENKANKLYHLIAKGITRANDLAKTFYKKKYDQQFALVMSEIIGHLDYLESAERIKKERVNGVWEFSLV
- a CDS encoding TraR/DksA C4-type zinc finger protein, encoding MLTTAQKNKQKNKLLKRKEEIQDQLPGGTNETEPSARPEGTGELSNNSNHPGDEATEMFEREKDIAFNNNSRQQLEDVEEALKAMEEGTYGRCEVCGEVIPIERLEIVPETRRCVKHADKEKPLNNRAVEEDVIQSSVIDNKEEIIFDREDAWETASDHGTSQSPSDNLEAAGYNNAKGNSKAPKDTPVADLEGYDTGQTSDQKEYGEGNRNSFDRQTSED
- a CDS encoding SagB family peptide dehydrogenase, with the translated sequence MNLKTFLHNLHFDINKVSPPDWEVDWEDAPLAYKLYRGLPSVPFSLEVPLVLEEQKTPMNPVYRHIGDFLWYVFGLTEMSQSVSSLDSAEQTADLIQSYRRFVPSGGGLYPNELYVYLKIEDLPAGVYHYDVAHHRLVLLRKGNFDSYISKALGSRCDVSACFGTVFVSTLFWKNFFKYNNFAYRLQGLDAGVLIGQLLEVAKRFGFASQVYFQFLDRALNHLLGLSEQEESVYAIIPLSINPISRFTNEKDITSKELCRQWKEKTFDHYVRSQRVKEHPMLTKINRSSMLETSSSFLEVTAKERRSVEGQVITLPQTERLPYDLASACRKRYSPNMDFVLEKVSQLQLALLLQEAAASFTYQNDMDGTPAKEGSRVSLYGCFYNVNGIPDGAYYYDSASHLLCQVNPGDHRHSLQYGMSLDNVNLFQVPLCLHIAGDRDHLINELGYRGYRIQQMEAGMLVQRLLLTAAAIGMGGHPILGFDAGMCDEIYKLDKQEKTTLIQIPIGPYRPRSWLRGSLFH
- a CDS encoding BCCT family transporter, with protein sequence MDKVTRVFWVSIILAVIFVLWGVFLPNNLENVMNAALTFFMENFGWFYQIAATFFLLFALYLIFSRYGKIKLGKDEDKPEFKRSTWIAMLFSAGMGIGLLFFGVSEPISHFANPPLLEGGGTDDAAVLSLRYTYLHWGFHAWAIYATIALGLAYFKFRKGYPGLISATLRPLLGDKVKGKTGEVIDVVAIFATVFGVCASLGLGAAQINGGLSYLTGIPNTFSIQFLIIAIVTILFMFSAGTGIKKGIKYLSNANMGLAVILFVLFFVLGPTVFLLNLFTTTFGSYLQNLPQMGLRLAPFNSEDAAWFQSWTIFYWAWWISWAPFVGTFIARVSKGRTVREFMIAVLIVPTVVCSIWFCVFGGTGIFFEYNLGLPVSEQGLETALFYVFEQMPLSWLLSIITLFLISTFFITSADSATYVLGMQTTKKGIEPPNMVKFSWGIILAAAAVVLMASGGLEAIQTTIIVSAFPLAIVLAAVSFSIIKAFRTEPRPDPRKERWKRKKKKRDENINEQVNPT
- a CDS encoding TOMM precursor leader peptide-binding protein yields the protein MSTYVAIVGKGILKDLVSEKLSALYQVSHQNDFEHGVPEDADLVLVVHDAWRPPIHKKAEEVLQPAGIPWLRGFISFGEGVVGPLILPGTQGCSQCADMRRLMAGRDRKEMLGLEEKLKTNEGLIRDVWASRTGLLQLAHLLEKETQKALSGTFSKQQIFLMNLKTLKSSRHSYLPDPMCSVCSDLPEDSSTRAQISLQPSPKLSTDSYRCRSMDELKKVLATDYLDSRTGFLNDKMYDLVPPFADVNVNLPLIMGDEGVAGRTHSYEESELTAILEGLERYCGLAPHGKRTVIHDSYQNVKDQALHPMDVGVHEKEQYAKPGFPFKPFDPDRSINWVWGYSFLKERPILVPELLAYYSLGCGDGFVYETSNGCALGGSLEEAVFYGIMEVVERDAFLMTWYAQLPLQRIDPYSTNDQELALMVDRVRAAAGYDLYFFNSTMEHGIPSVFALAKNRKKKGLNVICAAGAHIDPLRAVKSSIHELAGMMLTLDDKLEENEEELLRMLKDSSLVQQMDDHGLLYGLPQAEERLQFLLDDTRPLRTFDEEFKRAPGHDDLTDDLEEILQAFRRLNLEVIVVDQTTPEIARNGLYCVKVLIPGMLPMTFGHHLTRVTGLKRVLTTPMELGYTKQPLTFEQLNPYPHPFP
- a CDS encoding DUF3243 domain-containing protein, which translates into the protein MVNMNRPEEKVKELSEEKKDDIMKSFTAFRDFLGDKIETGEKLGMGEDALTKNAKRIADYLAKHEEPRNREEQLLNEMWNVANKDERDHLAHLLVKLADRTND